The sequence TTAACAACTGAGAACATTCAATCCACATAATCTAAAACTTGTAATGGTACCTCTTTTATTAGTGTATCAGTGTGGAGTATTTCAATATCGCCTAAAGCTTTCTTCCCAACCCCATTCTGTGCCTTGTGCTGCTGTATCTTCATGCTTCCCCTACCTCTACCAATAGCTTGGCCTGCGGGACCACCACGAGCCATGGCCTTTGTActtccacggccttgcccagGATGTCCTCCTTTACGAGAAACCCCAGCATCCTCACCTTCCCATCTGATATCTCCTGGAGATATctgttatatatatagaaacaaaCACCAATCAGAATCCAAGAACCATCAAGATCATAAACAAATAGAATAAGACAACATTTCATGGTAACTCCCAATTGTTATTACCTCTTTAAGATTTACCCATTCCCAAGTTTCATTCAGAGTGTTCATGTCATACACTAAAGCATGCCTCCCCTTATCAATATTTAAcaaaggaaaaaatatataatatcagaAAATGGAGGTCTGGCactaaaatactaatatatatatgtgtgtgtgtgtaaatGTTAGTTAAGTAAGATACCTCAGCGGCTTTGTAGTCAGTTATAACAGCTTCATAGAAGTTGTTGTCCTCAGGCCACTTTGTCCATACCTTCTTCCCAACCAACGGATCTGGTTCATTTGCTACTGCGCCTGGCTGGGGCCTTCCAGCAATGCCTGTAGCTGGAAACTGCATCGACTTTATCAATTAGTCAGTGGAGAATTTAAGAGCAAGAGTCTGATTAGTAAGAGAGTCGCGCAGTGTTATGACTTACTGTCTTTGGCTTCTTGGTCTTTGGACCTGGTGGAGGACCTCCTCTTCTTAGCGCAGCAGATGAAGATGGCTGCATTGATGGGTGCATAGCAGGAGATGGCGCACCCATAGCTAACGAGGCGATTGGTTGTGATGTCTTTTGCTTCTTACGTGATCCTGAAACAGCTGGACTTGGAGCATTATCATGAACCATCTGAGGAGCACCGGACTGAAAGCTGTTCCCCTTTCTCCATTCCCTAACATGGTTTAAGTTAACCTCATTAGCTAAGACGTTGCTTTTGATTAACTGAAGAGATATATTGGAGATTGATCACATATCAAAGAAACAAACCTTATTCGCCTGATCATTTCATCAGCATTAACCCTTGATAACAGCTCTCTGTGTTCCTCATCAGACACCCGAAGTTCTTTTCTGAGTTCAGTGATCAAACTTTCTTTCtcctgaatatttttttttcaacaaaaggaagaagcatacattaatatatatattactattaaatatttttttatagaactTTCTCAGTAATTCTATTTACATAAAATTGCAGATAAAGATTTTATCTTAAATGGTTAAGTTAGATAAGCATGGATTTAGTAATGAAGAAGAGAAGTAATATAAGTACCCAAGTAATAGCATCAGACTGAGCTTTGAATGCACGGAGAATTGAGCTATAGGCTTCTTGCTCAATGAGATGAATTTGAGTTTCCATGTCATTGTGCACCCTTGACAAAGGAGCAGAGTTGAGAACCGAAGGCCTGCCATTACCAGCAGCAGGTCGCCCGCTTCTCTGATATCTACTCGGAGGAAGGTCATCATCCGTACCTGAGTTCCCACAGACAGCAACCAAATATACAAACAAAACATAGTAAATCATTTTGAcaaatccaaataaaataaactaagaatgaattattattattttttttttgaaacactaagAAAGAATGAATAAACTAAGAATGAATACTTCTATAAGCATAGAATACAATTACAACAAAAACATCACATTGTTAACAGCAGAAAGAGAAAGACATAGGACATAAACTAATACCAAGTTtgtttatagacaaaacaactTCGAAAGAAGACAAAGACTCACCACTACTATCAGAAGGTCGGTAATCCATTTATTTCCTTTCTCGATGATGCTTCACAGCGGAAGCTAACGTGGTACGAGACCTGTCTAGTTCCACCAAAGCACgagctgcaaaaaaaaaaaaaaacctttaacACAGGAAAAGGTCAACACATTCACTCTTCAACATTCAATAGTACAAAACAAGGTCACAGTTCTTAAACTCGAGCTCAATAAACCAAACACCCTTCACAGATTAATGAGCTTCCAAACTACAAAAATCCCAAGAATCaagaaaaattaataactttCTCAAAAACCCTAATTAGCGATGGAACCAAACACACAACAACGCAAGCTCTCAAGATGAACAAAACTCGAATTGCCCACAAAGAATGCAAATACCTTCTTCGTGAGTGCTCTCTGGATCTGAAATTACTCACGAAAGGTCATAGATTTGAGCTAAGACGAATCAGAAGATCCCGAACAAGGAAGAAACTTTCTCTATCGCAATTCGATTTCAGAGAAGGTTAGATCTTTCGGAAGCTGAAGCTACGCCGCGTGATTCATACAATTGCTTCGACAAACCGTGAAGGATTTTTCCGACAAATCTATGAGTCGCGGACGTGAAACCGACAATATTTTTGCCCTAATTTTTTTCCCCAGTTTGATAGATTTGGTTTGAGTTACAACCAAACGCTGTCGTTTCGCTTTTCACTTCGTTATCTCCTTTGGTTCTGTCTTAAATCCGGTTTAATTTGTAGTTTTGGTACGCTTTCTTTACCATCACAATTAACAGAAAATCCAAACCGGTACGCGttcttttattaattaaaagaaaaaaaatcatcgtAACTTTTTCAAGTAATCCATCTGAAAATATCGTAAAATACGGTTTTATTTACCAACAGGAATCAGTTTTGGTAAGTGAACCGACATTGTGAAGCCGGTCTGAAGCAGACAAACCATGGAAGCCGGTTGGGTCCAAAAATTAAATTCAACAAAACTTGAAAACAACGGCAAAGCCCCAACACACCTGAAGATGAGTTATTGAAACCCTTGAAAAAGCTGCGCTCTTGGACACTCGAAACGAAATAAAACAAACATGGATCAAATGGGTCCAAGGGTATATACAGGAGGTATCAAAGTTGCTTACAGTTTCATTGTTTATCTTTCTGGTTGAGAAAAACGCAAACCACGCTTTATATATGTATGGTTGCAAACTTTTAATGCATTGTAGTGACATGAAAACTTTGGTATTTTcactattttgtttttttttttacttgaatATACATTAACAGAGCCCAGACAAAGAGACCCGATCGTAATGACAAAAGGTCTATAGCTTCTCGTTTCTCTTAGTGAGCTGAATTatagcaaaataaaaaaaaatggagtgtTCAAGCACCAACGAACCAAGTGATCTGAGCTTCATCTCCAAACACAAGCTCCTGAGCTCACATTCTGTGAACAGAGAGGATCACACAACACGGTCAAAGCATAAATCAAAGATCTCAGGAAAAGCTAAAATGTCTAACCTCTCGATAGCAGGAGGGGTAATGGGAACAACACCAGAAGGTGTCACAAGGGCATCGATCATAACATCATTCGGCGTTACAGGAATACCTCCATCCTCAAGAATCTGAGGCGAATATGACAATGCAACTGtaatttgaacaaaaaaaacaatgattAGCTAATCTTTCTATTGACAACATTCCCTAGTATCAGTTTGATTGTAGCCTATACCCATAAGTGGATTGCTCCAGCCCTTAGCCTTTGCACGGTCCTCATATCTCTTCAAGAAAGTGTCGTAGTAGCTTTTCTCCCACATAAACAAGTAGAAAAGGTTAAATGTTACCCTAGTATGAATCTCTATCAGTAAGATCAAAAGAAGGTCAAATGCAAACTTACCCACCCCCACGACCTAAACGTCGCCCACATCTGTCAAACGCAAGACCTGGCAAGATGAATAGATCGATTGGTTCATCTGCTTGCAACACTGTCCatagaagaaaacacaaagtgACATCTCTATCCCGTGTGATAATACTTATAATGTGGTGGAAgcataggaaaaaaaaaagaaggaggCTACCATCTTCACGCTCATTCCCTAGAGCATCAACGAGAGCTGGTTCCAAAATGTTCATAGAGTTTGCAATGAGGTCATCCATATGAGATATGTGCAGCATACGCATGTTACTCTTCTTATCCTCTACCCATGGGACATATAGCTTTTTCGCTCCCATTGTATTTGaatctaaataataaaattagaagaaaaaatgacATTAAAAGTAGGAAGCTATCTAATTTTTCCTAATAGTAAGGTACATAACATTAAACCAATCACTAATCTTGATTAAGCAATAATGATTAAGTTCTTATCAATATTAGTAGTAGTACCAGGATGTTGGAGAATCTTGGACAGGATTCTTGAAGTGTCGACTTCGTTGAGAGACTTGCAGCTAATGTAAGCACACAGTCTCCGACAAGATTTGAACCAAGGAGCTTCGAGAACAGTGTTCTGAATTGCATCATCTACGACCAATCAagatttattaatatttgtttccaAGGAAATGAAATTAAGTTAAAAAGGATTGAACCTTGTTGGGTGCGGAGAGAAGGGTTCATGGCTTTTAATGATTTGCGGACGGTGGAACGCACGACACGTTTCTGCTTGAAAATGGAATCGAGCTCCTCTTGGCTTTTGCTGGTGGTGCTCATGGCGACGGTGGTTGATAATCTGGAAACGGGTCGGGTCGAGATcttggggaagaagaagaagattgatgatgatgatgatctttCAAGTGTTGCTGTCGGGATACAAAAGACTCGAGCTCCAATCATTTCATTACAAAAGCTTTGTTGGAACCTCCAAAAGCCCACACTCGAAATCTACTGTAATTAACTGAGTACACAGGGCTGCTGGTTCGGATTATTCGGTTAGTTTGGATCGAtagaaattttacaaaaataaaccgAAAATCGATACCACACTCGAAATCTACTGTACGTAACTAAGTACATAGGACCGCTAGTTCGGGTTATTCAGTTAGTTCGGATCGGTTAGTTTGGATCGGtagaaattttacaaaaataaaccgAAAGCCGATACCACACTCGAAATATATTGTACGTAACTAAGTACATAGGGCTGCTGGTTCGGGTTATTCAGTTAGTTCGGATCGGTTAGTTTGAATCGATAGaaatttcacaaaaataaaccaaaagccGATACCACACTCGAAATCTACTGTACGTAACTAAGTACATAGGGCCGTTGGTTCGGGTTATTCAGTTAGTTCGGGTCGGTTAGTTTAGATCGGTagaaatttcataaaaataaactgAAAGCTGATACCACACTCGAAATCTATTGTACGTAACTGATTAAGTACATAGGGCTGCTGGTTCGGGTTATTCAGTTAGTTCGGGTCAGTTAGTTTGGATCGTAGAAATTTTACCGAAATAAATCAAAAGCCGATACCACACTCGAAATCTATTGTATGTAACTGACTAAGTACATATGGCTGCTTGTTCCGGTTATTCAGTTAGTTCGGGTCGGTTAGTTTGGATTGGTAGAAATTTCACCGAAATAAACAGAAAATACTCAGTTCAGTTTAGTTTTCGGTTAGTTCagttaattttggtttaaacttttgaaaaattgattagttttgattattttggtaatttgattcaaaaatccaattaagattagtactgtttgaaattttttttaaagaaaatccgATTACCGAACCgaaacaaaccaaaccaaaccgaaaatcaatttttttttagttgccAAACTGAACTAAACTAACTGGACTTCTCGGGTCAGTTCTGTTCGGCAAGTTTAAATCAGGTTTATACCCATATGTAATGTTACTCGTCAAACCAAACTGAACCGGTAACCGAGTTGATTATGAAGAGCTCTCCAAACCAAACGAAAACCGAAAATTCTGGTCCGGTTCAAATTCGCAAAGCTACATTTCATTCTTGTGTTCTAGTGGGCTTTTTACCAACGGCACGGCCCGTATCACCTCCAAACCAGCCCATAATGGCccattaaattattttgaaactcaaaaaaaaaaaaaaatcaaattcgaAAATATACATCTCCCTCCCTCCCGAGGGAAAACATTTTTGGCTCCAAACTCGAAAacattttcacaaaaaaaaaaaaagcgccTACGAGCTTTTGGTTGTTATAAACAATCTCTTCCCCAACTCCAAAATGAAAATCTCCAAATCGCTCAAACTCCACCGCTCCAATCCACCGTCGAATCTCCTCCTCGTCCGTCGTCCGTCATCGATCTCAAACCTTCCACCTATGGAGAACAATCTTAAGCGCCAGCGAACAACACGCGTCGCCGGAAGAAGCTCCAAGCGCGGCCGGGAGACGTACGCGGTTTCGATAATCACTCAGATCACCGAGatcgaggaagaagaaacagaTCTCGTCGTCGCGATCAGCCGCCACGTGGATGTTCTTAACTCCAGCTTCTCAGATGCGGGAGATGTCAAAGGAGCTGCTGCTGCTCTCTCCTCCCTCGCTAAAACTGGTACCGTAACTGTTTGAATCGATGCAGATCTGTGATTCTACTTAGCGATTGATTTGTTCTAGCTCAGATTAGGCGAGATCTAGATTGTTTTTTGATTCGTAACTGTTTGTATTAGACGAAAACGTGGAGATGATGGTGGAGAACGGAGCGATTCCCGCTTTGGTTAGAAACTTGGAATCGCCATGGTCTTTAGCAATCAGCGGGAACGTTGCCAAGTCTTGTGATCATAAGCTGGAGAAAGATTGTGCTGTTTCACTTGGACTCATTGCTGCTAATCAGGTAACACTTGTGAATATCATTTACTGCTTCTTGCACTGATGTTTTTTACTAACGTTAGCTTTATCTGTTAAATAGCCTGCTTACCAGCAGCTAATTGTAGATGCTGGGGTTATAGCTCCGACTGTGAAGTTGTTGAAGAGAAGAGGGGTTTGTATTGGGTGCATGGAAGCTAATGCTGTTCTTAGGAGAGCAGCTGATATCATCACTAATATTGCTCATGATAATCCAAGGATTAAAACTAATATAAGGTACGGTTTAGTGTTTGATGATCCTTATGCTTTTTTTGGTCTTGGCTATAAGTTGTTTTCACTTGACAGGGTTGAAGGTGGCATTCCACCACTTGTTGAGCTTTTGGATTTTCCGGATGTTAAGGTACAGAGGGCGGCTGCTGGGGCCTTGCGTACAGTTTCTTTTAGAAATGATGAGAACAAGAACCAAGTATGTTTTGCTTTTGATGATGCTTTGTTTGAGCTTATGAGAGGCATGTTTCTTacataaaaaaacatttgtgtAGATTGTGGAGTTGAACGCTTTGCCCACGCTTGTATTGATGCTTCAGTCAGAAGATCCTTCTGTGCATGGCGAATCGGTTGGTTCTTTTATCTTGCTTTGGATTTTTGGAATTGGTTTGCTATGTTTAGTTCCTTCTAATATACTATTGAAATATCAGATTGGGGCAATTGGAAATCTTGTCCACTCATCTCCTGACATCAAGAAAGATGTTATCCGCGCTGGTGCCTTGCAACCAGTAATCGGTCTACTTAGGTATGCTTATTTTCTTTATTCTGTTTTTCTACTTCTGCTGAAAATAGATGTTTACTCTTGATGTTGTGAAACATCTTTTGTAACTGTTTCTGCTTGCTATGATATCTGCTACAGCTCACCTTGCTTGGAGACACAGAGAGAAGCAGCATTGTTAATTGGTCAATTTGCTGCGCCTGATTCAGACTGCAAGGTATAAGTTTGTCTCTTTCTTGACATTGTTGTGCTCTAATCTGAATATATGCTCACTCAAACTCTTTTGTTTTGACGATATCAAAAGGATGGATTCAGAGTAAAGAAAACgtattaaaacataaatggCAATATGATTATGCAGGTGCACATTGCCCAGAGAGGTGCCATTACACCATTAATTAAGATGCTTGAGTCATCAGATGAGCAGGTCACGGAAATGGCAGCGTTTGCTCTTGGTCGTTTGGCCCAGGTAGTTATGTTTTTGAATAAGCATGTGAATCTTTTTGACGCTTTGTGTCATAAGAACAATGGTTGTAATTTGTTTGCTTAGAGCATAACTTAATTCGCATATATCAATGCTTTGAATGTCGCAGGACACACACAATCAGGCTGGGATTGGGCAAAGAGGAGGCATTATTTCACTATTAAATCTTCTTGATGTGAAAACTGGATCTGTGCAACACAACGCTGCCTTTGCTTTGTATGGCCTTGCAGATAATGAGGTAAACTAATCTCATAATGAATCGT comes from Brassica rapa cultivar Chiifu-401-42 chromosome A02, CAAS_Brap_v3.01, whole genome shotgun sequence and encodes:
- the LOC103850839 gene encoding protein EMSY-LIKE 3 isoform X4; this encodes MDYRPSDSSGTDDDLPPSRYQRSGRPAAGNGRPSVLNSAPLSRVHNDMETQIHLIEQEAYSSILRAFKAQSDAITWEKESLITELRKELRVSDEEHRELLSRVNADEMIRRIREWRKGNSFQSGAPQMVHDNAPSPAVSGSRKKQKTSQPIASLAMGAPSPAMHPSMQPSSSAALRRGGPPPGPKTKKPKTFPATGIAGRPQPGAVANEPDPLVGKKVWTKWPEDNNFYEAVITDYKAAEISPGDIRWEGEDAGVSRKGGHPGQGRGSTKAMARGGPAGQAIGRGRGSMKIQQHKAQNGVGKKALGDIEILHTDTLIKEVEKVFRSVNPSPAEVEKAKKVLRDHEQALVDAIARLEEMSDGESGNI
- the LOC103850839 gene encoding protein EMSY-LIKE 3 isoform X3, translating into MDYRPSDSSGTDDDLPPSRYQRSGRPAAGNGRPSVLNSAPLSRVHNDMETQIHLIEQEAYSSILRAFKAQSDAITWEKESLITELRKELRVSDEEHRELLSRVNADEMIRRIREWRKGNSFQSGAPQMVHDNAPSPAVSGSRKKQKTSQPIASLAMGAPSPAMHPSMQPSSSAALRRGGPPPGPKTKKPKTSMQFPATGIAGRPQPGAVANEPDPLVGKKVWTKWPEDNNFYEAVITDYKAAEISPGDIRWEGEDAGVSRKGGHPGQGRGSTKAMARGGPAGQAIGRGRGSMKIQQHKAQNGVGKKALGDIEILHTDTLIKEVEKVFRSVNPSPAEVEKAKKVLRDHEQALVDAIARLEEMSDGESGNI
- the LOC103850839 gene encoding protein EMSY-LIKE 3 isoform X1, which codes for MDYRPSDSSGTDDDLPPSRYQRSGRPAAGNGRPSVLNSAPLSRVHNDMETQIHLIEQEAYSSILRAFKAQSDAITWEKESLITELRKELRVSDEEHRELLSRVNADEMIRRIREWRKGNSFQSGAPQMVHDNAPSPAVSGSRKKQKTSQPIASLAMGAPSPAMHPSMQPSSSAALRRGGPPPGPKTKKPKTSMQFPATGIAGRPQPGAVANEPDPLVGKKVWTKWPEDNNFYEAVITDYKAAEGRHALVYDMNTLNETWEWVNLKEISPGDIRWEGEDAGVSRKGGHPGQGRGSTKAMARGGPAGQAIGRGRGSMKIQQHKAQNGVGKKALGDIEILHTDTLIKEVEKVFRSVNPSPAEVEKAKKVLRDHEQALVDAIARLEEMSDGESGNI
- the LOC103850839 gene encoding protein EMSY-LIKE 3 isoform X2, translated to MDYRPSDSSGTDDDLPPSRYQRSGRPAAGNGRPSVLNSAPLSRVHNDMETQIHLIEQEAYSSILRAFKAQSDAITWEKESLITELRKELRVSDEEHRELLSRVNADEMIRRIREWRKGNSFQSGAPQMVHDNAPSPAVSGSRKKQKTSQPIASLAMGAPSPAMHPSMQPSSSAALRRGGPPPGPKTKKPKTFPATGIAGRPQPGAVANEPDPLVGKKVWTKWPEDNNFYEAVITDYKAAEGRHALVYDMNTLNETWEWVNLKEISPGDIRWEGEDAGVSRKGGHPGQGRGSTKAMARGGPAGQAIGRGRGSMKIQQHKAQNGVGKKALGDIEILHTDTLIKEVEKVFRSVNPSPAEVEKAKKVLRDHEQALVDAIARLEEMSDGESGNI
- the LOC103850842 gene encoding 5-formyltetrahydrofolate cyclo-ligase, mitochondrial isoform X3 — its product is MIGARVFCIPTATLERSSSSSIFFFFPKISTRPVSRLSTTVAMSTTSKSQEELDSIFKQKRVVRSTVRKSLKAMNPSLRTQQDDAIQNTVLEAPWFKSCRRLCAYISCKSLNEVDTSRILSKILQHPDSNTMGAKKLYVPWVEDKKSNMRMLHISHMDDLIANSMNILEPALVDALGNEREDVLQADEPIDLFILPGLAFDRCGRRLGRGGGYYDTFLKRYEDRAKAKGWSNPLMVALSYSPQILEDGGIPVTPNDVMIDALVTPSGVVPITPPAIERM
- the LOC103850842 gene encoding 5-formyltetrahydrofolate cyclo-ligase, mitochondrial isoform X1; the protein is MIGARVFCIPTATLERSSSSSIFFFFPKISTRPVSRLSTTVAMSTTSKSQEELDSIFKQKRVVRSTVRKSLKAMNPSLRTQQDDAIQNTVLEAPWFKSCRRLCAYISCKSLNEVDTSRILSKILQHPDSNTMGAKKLYVPWVEDKKSNMRMLHISHMDDLIANSMNILEPALVDALGNEREDGSLLLFFFLCFHHIISIITRDRDVTLCFLLWTVLQADEPIDLFILPGLAFDRCGRRLGRGGGYYDTFLKRYEDRAKAKGWSNPLMVALSYSPQILEDGGIPVTPNDVMIDALVTPSGVVPITPPAIERM
- the LOC103850842 gene encoding 5-formyltetrahydrofolate cyclo-ligase, mitochondrial isoform X4 gives rise to the protein MIGARVFCIPTATLERSSSSSIFFFFPKISTRPVSRLSTTVAMSTTSKSQEELDSIFKQKRVVRSTVRKSLKAMNPSLRTQQDDAIQNTVLEAPWFKSCRRLCAYISCKSLNEVDTSRILSKILQHPVGAKKLYVPWVEDKKSNMRMLHISHMDDLIANSMNILEPALVDALGNEREDVLQADEPIDLFILPGLAFDRCGRRLGRGGGYYDTFLKRYEDRAKAKGWSNPLMVALSYSPQILEDGGIPVTPNDVMIDALVTPSGVVPITPPAIERM
- the LOC103850842 gene encoding 5-formyltetrahydrofolate cyclo-ligase, mitochondrial isoform X2, producing MIGARVFCIPTATLERSSSSSIFFFFPKISTRPVSRLSTTVAMSTTSKSQEELDSIFKQKRVVRSTVRKSLKAMNPSLRTQQDDAIQNTVLEAPWFKSCRRLCAYISCKSLNEVDTSRILSKILQHPVGAKKLYVPWVEDKKSNMRMLHISHMDDLIANSMNILEPALVDALGNEREDGSLLLFFFLCFHHIISIITRDRDVTLCFLLWTVLQADEPIDLFILPGLAFDRCGRRLGRGGGYYDTFLKRYEDRAKAKGWSNPLMVALSYSPQILEDGGIPVTPNDVMIDALVTPSGVVPITPPAIERM
- the LOC103850843 gene encoding ARMADILLO BTB ARABIDOPSIS PROTEIN 1, whose product is MKISKSLKLHRSNPPSNLLLVRRPSSISNLPPMENNLKRQRTTRVAGRSSKRGRETYAVSIITQITEIEEEETDLVVAISRHVDVLNSSFSDAGDVKGAAAALSSLAKTDENVEMMVENGAIPALVRNLESPWSLAISGNVAKSCDHKLEKDCAVSLGLIAANQPAYQQLIVDAGVIAPTVKLLKRRGVCIGCMEANAVLRRAADIITNIAHDNPRIKTNIRVEGGIPPLVELLDFPDVKVQRAAAGALRTVSFRNDENKNQIVELNALPTLVLMLQSEDPSVHGESIGAIGNLVHSSPDIKKDVIRAGALQPVIGLLSSPCLETQREAALLIGQFAAPDSDCKVHIAQRGAITPLIKMLESSDEQVTEMAAFALGRLAQDTHNQAGIGQRGGIISLLNLLDVKTGSVQHNAAFALYGLADNEENVADFIKTGGIQKLQDDNFTVQPTRDCVVRTLKRLENKIHGPVLNQLLYLMKTTEKNIQMRIALALAHLCDPKDGKLIFIDNSGMEFLLEPLYISSMKQQKYSARALFELATKATSFAPEDSAPSSPTQRAFLGEEFVNNPTLSDVTFLIDGKQFFAHKICLVASSDIFRAMFDGLYKERNAQNVEIPNISWEVFELMMRFIYTGKINITKYLAQDLLVAADQYLLEGLKRLCEYTIAQDICVENIPFMYDLADTFNASALRRACTLFVLEHYTKLSSELWFPMFIKKIIPEIRSYITDILRRPVQASS